Proteins encoded within one genomic window of Raineyella fluvialis:
- a CDS encoding DUF6328 family protein yields the protein MKPSMDPDEPAGMRDRNEAPGERLDRQWNELLQELRVTQTGIQLLGGFLLILPFQVRFTALTSGLRTVYLVAVVCATLSLFLVLTPIVTHRALFRTHRKDLIVATAHRTASLGLGFLAVTEICVVGLVFGVVLGHAAALYAGLGTGLVGVGLWWLLPSRVARMRPAASSTDGIERYS from the coding sequence ATGAAACCATCGATGGACCCGGACGAGCCGGCGGGGATGCGGGACCGCAACGAGGCTCCCGGGGAGCGGCTCGACCGTCAGTGGAACGAACTCCTGCAGGAACTGCGGGTGACCCAGACCGGCATCCAGCTCCTCGGCGGTTTCCTGCTCATCCTGCCTTTCCAGGTCCGTTTCACCGCCCTCACCTCCGGGCTGCGGACCGTGTACCTCGTCGCCGTGGTCTGCGCGACGTTGTCACTCTTCCTGGTGCTGACCCCCATCGTCACGCACCGGGCGCTGTTCCGGACCCATCGCAAGGACCTCATTGTGGCGACGGCGCATCGTACGGCCAGTCTCGGCCTGGGCTTCCTGGCCGTCACGGAGATCTGTGTCGTGGGACTCGTCTTCGGGGTCGTCCTCGGCCATGCCGCGGCCTTGTATGCCGGCCTGGGGACGGGCCTGGTGGGGGTGGGCCTGTGGTGGTTGCTCCCGTCGCGGGTGGCCCGGATGCGCCCGGCGGCCAGCAGCACCGACGGCATTGAGCGTTACTCCTGA
- a CDS encoding D-sedoheptulose-7-phosphate isomerase, protein MTAYLRAVPSLTPVGPDVAHLVRAHLDEVPHSLDSLRGSAERLAHWGAVLSDRLLDGHRLLAAGNGGSAAEAQHLTAELVGRFDGERESFAAISLHAETSTLTAISNDYGYDEVFARQVQGHGRRGDILMLFSTSGQSRNLLRAAEGAHELGITTWALTGPTPNPLAAATDDHVAIEGPSASVQECHLIALHALCRAFDASVAHARRDRPAGRDHA, encoded by the coding sequence ATGACCGCGTACCTGAGGGCAGTCCCCTCGCTGACACCCGTCGGCCCCGATGTGGCCCACCTCGTCCGTGCGCACCTGGACGAGGTCCCGCACTCCCTGGACTCGCTGCGCGGGTCTGCCGAACGCCTGGCGCATTGGGGTGCGGTCCTCAGCGATCGGCTCCTCGACGGACACCGCCTGCTGGCCGCGGGCAACGGCGGATCTGCTGCCGAGGCCCAGCACCTCACCGCGGAGTTGGTCGGTCGCTTCGACGGTGAGCGCGAGTCCTTCGCCGCGATCTCGTTGCATGCGGAGACCTCCACGCTGACCGCCATCTCCAACGACTACGGCTACGACGAGGTCTTCGCCCGACAGGTGCAGGGCCACGGTCGGCGCGGGGACATCCTGATGCTCTTCAGCACCAGCGGGCAGAGCCGCAACCTCCTGCGCGCGGCCGAGGGGGCGCACGAGCTCGGCATCACCACGTGGGCGCTCACCGGCCCCACGCCCAACCCCCTCGCCGCCGCCACGGACGACCACGTGGCGATCGAGGGACCCTCGGCCAGCGTCCAGGAGTGCCACCTGATCGCCCTGCACGCCCTGTGCAGGGCCTTCGACGCCTCGGTCGCGCATGCGCGCCGGGACCGCCCGGCGGGGAGGGACCACGCGTGA
- a CDS encoding GPGG-motif small membrane protein, which produces MGTLLWILAAILVISGIFAIIQRQILWGIVLIVVGLLVGPGGVSLFT; this is translated from the coding sequence ATGGGTACTTTGCTGTGGATCCTGGCGGCCATCCTGGTCATCTCGGGCATCTTCGCGATCATTCAGAGGCAGATCCTGTGGGGCATCGTCCTCATCGTCGTGGGCCTGCTGGTCGGCCCCGGAGGCGTGAGCCTGTTCACCTAA
- a CDS encoding glycosyltransferase family 9 protein, whose amino-acid sequence MSRVLVARLDSLGDVLLSGPAVRAVARRHEVVMLCSGRGAPAARLLPGVREVLEWDSPWTLAPAPRVTSARIDHLLAMVRAGGFEEAVILTSFHQSPLPLGLLLRLAGVERISGASVDYAGSLLDVRLRPGEDLDEDQPEARRALAIVAAAGHHLPAEDEGQLAILPPPDPAHWVGDRPYLVVHPGAAVPARAWPAGHHRELVRLLTEAGHRVVVTGGPGETDLTAHVAAGRALDLGGQLGLPELAGVLAGASAVVVGNTGPAHLAATVGTPVVSLFSPVVPAIRWAPYGVPHEVLGDQTAPCRDSRARDCPVPGHPCLSGVLPREVLAATQRLLAAGRPEPVNDAQLTPSTAAIRPEGDT is encoded by the coding sequence GTGAGCCGGGTCCTCGTGGCCCGGCTGGACTCCCTTGGGGATGTACTGCTGTCGGGCCCGGCGGTCAGAGCGGTGGCCCGCCGGCATGAGGTGGTCATGCTCTGCTCCGGTCGAGGGGCTCCCGCGGCGCGGCTTCTGCCCGGCGTCCGGGAGGTCCTCGAGTGGGACAGTCCGTGGACACTCGCTCCGGCACCACGCGTCACCTCCGCCCGGATCGATCATCTCCTCGCGATGGTGCGGGCCGGCGGCTTCGAGGAGGCAGTCATCCTCACCTCCTTCCACCAGTCACCACTGCCACTGGGGCTGCTGCTGAGGCTTGCGGGGGTCGAACGGATCAGCGGCGCGTCGGTCGACTATGCGGGCTCCCTGCTCGACGTCCGGCTCCGCCCTGGCGAGGACCTCGACGAGGACCAGCCGGAGGCCCGTAGGGCGCTGGCGATCGTTGCGGCAGCGGGACACCACCTGCCGGCCGAGGACGAGGGCCAACTGGCGATCCTTCCGCCGCCCGACCCCGCGCATTGGGTCGGTGACCGCCCCTACCTGGTCGTCCACCCCGGTGCCGCGGTGCCCGCCCGTGCCTGGCCGGCCGGCCACCACCGTGAGCTCGTCCGCCTCCTGACCGAGGCGGGCCACCGTGTGGTCGTCACCGGTGGTCCAGGCGAGACGGATCTGACGGCACACGTCGCGGCCGGGCGTGCCCTCGACCTCGGCGGACAGCTGGGACTGCCGGAGCTTGCCGGTGTCCTCGCCGGGGCCAGCGCAGTCGTCGTCGGCAACACCGGCCCCGCTCATCTCGCGGCCACCGTGGGCACGCCCGTGGTGAGCCTGTTCTCTCCCGTGGTGCCGGCGATCCGCTGGGCGCCGTACGGCGTACCCCACGAGGTGCTCGGCGACCAGACGGCACCCTGCCGCGACAGCCGGGCACGCGACTGCCCCGTCCCCGGGCATCCGTGCCTCTCCGGGGTCCTCCCCCGAGAAGTCCTGGCGGCGACACAGCGACTCCTGGCCGCCGGCCGGCCCGAACCCGTCAACGACGCCCAGCTGACCCCATCGACCGCGGCCATCCGACCGGAGGGAGACACCTGA
- a CDS encoding glycosyltransferase family 9 protein, with amino-acid sequence MTSGPVLLALRALKLGDLLVAVPALRALRRAFPDHRVLYAAQAWLGPIVDLVGGVELLDTHGLDVPIPLPVGAVDVAVNLHGAGPQSRHRLDVLAPRWRVGHRSDGSDGPRWDGPHWDDDLHERVRWTRLLEWHGIQADPSDLRLLRPRERSPHPGAVVLHPGAAYGSRLWPVERFGHVGRALTAAGHEVVVTGSAGERGRAEAVARASGLPEQAVLAGRLGLAEMASVVSEAAGVVSADTGAAHLASAYGRPSVVLFGPAPISQWGPPVGPHLALTDESVRRGDTFADDPDPALLAVGADDVLRALEDIGVLP; translated from the coding sequence ATGACCTCCGGACCCGTTCTGCTGGCTCTTCGGGCGCTCAAGCTGGGTGACCTGCTGGTGGCCGTGCCCGCACTACGGGCGTTGCGCCGGGCATTTCCCGATCATCGCGTCCTGTACGCCGCACAGGCATGGCTCGGGCCCATCGTCGACCTGGTCGGCGGCGTCGAGCTGCTGGACACCCACGGCCTCGATGTGCCGATCCCTCTCCCGGTGGGAGCGGTCGATGTAGCGGTCAACCTGCACGGAGCCGGTCCGCAGAGCCGGCACCGACTGGACGTGCTCGCCCCCCGGTGGCGGGTCGGCCACCGCTCCGACGGGTCGGACGGCCCGCGCTGGGACGGTCCGCACTGGGACGACGACCTGCATGAGCGGGTGCGCTGGACGCGGCTGCTGGAATGGCACGGGATCCAGGCCGACCCGAGCGATCTACGCCTGCTGCGTCCGCGGGAGCGATCCCCCCATCCTGGAGCGGTGGTGCTCCATCCCGGTGCCGCGTACGGCTCTCGACTGTGGCCGGTCGAGAGGTTCGGCCACGTGGGCAGGGCGCTCACGGCTGCGGGTCACGAAGTGGTGGTGACCGGCAGTGCCGGGGAAAGGGGCCGTGCTGAAGCCGTGGCCAGAGCCTCCGGTCTGCCCGAACAGGCCGTGCTCGCCGGGCGACTGGGCCTCGCAGAGATGGCCTCGGTCGTCTCGGAGGCCGCCGGCGTCGTCAGCGCCGACACGGGAGCCGCGCACCTGGCTTCCGCGTACGGCCGCCCGTCGGTGGTGCTCTTCGGCCCGGCGCCGATCTCCCAGTGGGGTCCGCCGGTGGGCCCCCATCTGGCCCTCACCGACGAATCCGTGCGGCGGGGGGACACCTTCGCCGATGATCCGGATCCGGCGCTCCTGGCCGTGGGCGCCGATGATGTCCTGCGGGCGTTGGAGGACATCGGCGTCCTGCCCTGA
- a CDS encoding SDR family oxidoreductase yields MTSSTVRTQPDAAASPQQQGPGRVLVTGGSSGLGAAVVAAVEAAGGTPVVLDFAPTENTSSRTYQVDVTDSVSVEQAISAAAAELGGLDAVVTAAGIDRCGALDDVPATEWDRVIAVNLLGTVNVVRAALPHLFASHGRVVTVASTLALRGVSDATAYCASKFGILGFSRALTAETAGRIGVTTLIPGGWTLTSSMTGPSSTARLTPRGSTIRRPWPAASSSPSRNPPVARCANCWSPRNWRTRGRDGRPRGRTLSLGRDPRRPSPRAGPGRPRRRPGDGPRR; encoded by the coding sequence ATGACAAGCTCGACCGTACGGACCCAGCCCGACGCGGCCGCCTCGCCGCAACAGCAGGGGCCGGGGCGTGTCCTCGTCACCGGCGGCTCGTCGGGACTCGGCGCCGCGGTGGTCGCCGCCGTGGAAGCGGCCGGCGGCACCCCCGTCGTCCTCGACTTCGCCCCGACCGAGAACACCTCGAGCCGCACCTATCAGGTCGACGTCACCGACAGCGTGTCGGTCGAGCAGGCGATCAGTGCCGCGGCCGCCGAACTGGGCGGCCTCGACGCGGTCGTCACCGCCGCCGGTATCGACCGTTGTGGTGCTCTGGACGATGTTCCGGCCACTGAATGGGACCGGGTCATCGCCGTCAACCTGCTCGGGACGGTCAACGTGGTCCGCGCCGCACTTCCCCACCTGTTCGCCTCCCACGGTCGCGTCGTCACCGTTGCCTCGACCCTCGCCCTGCGCGGCGTCAGCGATGCCACCGCGTATTGCGCGTCCAAGTTCGGCATCCTCGGCTTCAGCCGCGCGCTGACCGCCGAGACCGCCGGCCGCATCGGTGTCACCACCCTCATCCCCGGGGGATGGACACTCACTTCTTCGATGACCGGGCCGAGCAGTACCGCCCGGCTGACACCTCGCGGCTCAACGATCCGTCGGCCGTGGCCCGCAGCGTCATCTTCGCCCTCACGCAACCCCCCGGTTGCGAGGTGCGCGAACTGCTGGTCGCCCCGGAACTGGAGGACTCGTGGCCGTGATGGGCGCCCGCGGGGACGGACCCTCAGCCTCGGGCGGGACCCTCGGAGACCCTCGCCTCGAGCAGGTCCAGGACGTCCGCGTAGACGTCCTGGGGACGGACCGCGTCGTTGA
- a CDS encoding sigma-70 family RNA polymerase sigma factor has protein sequence MTRGHEGEKRPTYERQQSYDRQELQNQELFRKRAAASSDAVRQQLTEEIVLQNLDLCEALARRYLNRGIDLDDLVQVARAGLVCAVQRYRPGPTKFAAFAIPTITGELKRHFRDCGWMVRPPRRLQELRARAVRDRDEAEQELQTSVSTQVLSERMGVEAHELDESENLGLSYRPLSLDAAPAGADAGTMADRLASEDHDLEALPEILSLREALGRLGARDRMILRWRFDDGLTQTQIGKRLGVSQMQVSRLMSRCLDRLRDYLETPEGVTSLPDAA, from the coding sequence ATGACGCGTGGACACGAGGGCGAGAAGCGCCCCACGTACGAACGTCAACAGTCTTATGACCGTCAAGAGCTCCAGAACCAGGAATTGTTCCGGAAGCGGGCCGCGGCATCGTCGGATGCGGTCCGGCAGCAACTCACCGAAGAGATCGTCCTGCAGAATCTTGACCTCTGTGAAGCCTTGGCGCGTCGTTACCTGAATCGGGGCATCGATCTCGATGACTTGGTACAGGTCGCCCGAGCAGGTCTGGTCTGTGCGGTCCAGCGTTACCGCCCGGGCCCGACGAAGTTCGCGGCGTTCGCCATTCCCACCATCACCGGTGAGTTGAAGCGACACTTCCGCGATTGCGGGTGGATGGTCCGGCCGCCCCGCCGGCTCCAGGAGCTTCGGGCCCGGGCAGTGAGGGATCGCGACGAGGCCGAGCAGGAACTCCAGACGAGCGTCAGCACGCAGGTGCTGTCAGAACGAATGGGGGTGGAAGCCCATGAGCTCGACGAGAGCGAGAACCTGGGCCTCAGCTATCGGCCCTTGTCGCTCGACGCAGCGCCGGCCGGTGCCGACGCGGGCACCATGGCTGACCGACTGGCCTCGGAGGACCACGACCTGGAGGCGTTGCCCGAGATCCTGAGCCTGCGCGAGGCCCTCGGGCGACTCGGAGCCAGGGATCGAATGATCCTGCGCTGGCGGTTCGATGACGGCCTCACCCAGACCCAGATCGGTAAGCGGCTGGGTGTGAGCCAGATGCAGGTGTCCCGGCTGATGTCGCGGTGCCTGGATCGCCTCCGGGACTACCTCGAGACACCCGAAGGCGTCACCTCCTTGCCGGACGCCGCCTGA
- a CDS encoding glycosyltransferase yields MRIAMISEHASPLAAIGGVDAGGQNVHVAELSAALGRRGHRVVVYTRRDDPALPTRVQAMPNVTVVHVDAGPARHIPKDDLLEFMPALARGVAADWRRKPPAVVHAHFWMSGVAALEAARLSGPRVPLRVLETFHALGTVKRRHQGAADTSPSERLWLEPGVARQVDRIVATCPDEVRELTAMGADPARISIAPCGVDLSEFAAQGPAEPTDRRRIAVIGRLVPRKGVDLSFQALRSLIDQGVGDVELQVVGGSAGPGGLQEDPEARRLQDLADELGVSDHVVFRGQLSREQMPALLRSCTAVACTPWYEPFGIVPLEAMACGVPAVVAQVGGLQDSVVDGVTGIHVPPRDPEALAAALRRLLEDPATCRELGAAGRARVEAGYSWDHVAALTEAAYLDALAQSSVPPAAPDFSLSTEVAS; encoded by the coding sequence ATGAGAATCGCCATGATCTCCGAACACGCCAGCCCTCTGGCCGCCATCGGCGGAGTGGACGCCGGCGGCCAGAACGTCCACGTGGCCGAGCTCTCCGCGGCCCTGGGGCGGCGAGGTCACCGCGTCGTCGTCTACACCCGCCGCGACGACCCCGCGCTCCCGACCCGGGTCCAGGCCATGCCCAACGTGACGGTCGTCCACGTGGACGCCGGCCCGGCCCGGCACATCCCCAAGGATGACCTGCTCGAGTTCATGCCGGCGCTGGCGAGGGGTGTCGCGGCGGATTGGCGGCGCAAGCCACCGGCCGTCGTCCACGCCCACTTCTGGATGTCGGGCGTCGCCGCCCTGGAGGCCGCTCGTCTCTCCGGCCCTCGCGTCCCGCTCCGGGTCCTGGAGACCTTCCATGCCCTAGGGACGGTGAAGCGTCGCCACCAAGGGGCCGCGGACACCAGTCCCTCCGAGCGGCTCTGGCTCGAGCCCGGCGTGGCGCGCCAGGTCGACCGCATCGTCGCCACCTGCCCCGACGAAGTGCGCGAGTTGACGGCGATGGGCGCCGACCCCGCACGTATCTCGATCGCCCCCTGCGGCGTCGACCTCAGCGAGTTCGCCGCGCAAGGACCCGCCGAGCCCACCGATCGGCGACGGATCGCCGTGATCGGACGGCTCGTTCCGCGCAAGGGCGTCGATCTGTCCTTCCAAGCCCTGCGGAGCCTGATCGACCAGGGGGTCGGCGACGTGGAGCTCCAGGTGGTCGGCGGGAGTGCGGGCCCCGGCGGTCTGCAGGAGGACCCCGAAGCCCGACGCCTCCAGGACCTCGCCGACGAGCTCGGTGTGTCGGACCACGTGGTTTTCCGTGGTCAGCTCTCCCGGGAGCAGATGCCGGCACTGTTGCGCAGTTGCACCGCAGTGGCGTGCACTCCGTGGTACGAGCCCTTCGGCATCGTCCCGCTGGAGGCGATGGCCTGTGGAGTGCCCGCCGTGGTCGCCCAAGTGGGTGGGTTGCAGGACTCTGTCGTGGACGGAGTCACCGGCATCCACGTGCCACCCCGCGACCCCGAGGCCCTCGCGGCGGCGCTCCGACGACTGCTCGAGGACCCGGCCACGTGTCGTGAGCTGGGCGCGGCAGGAAGGGCCCGGGTAGAGGCCGGGTACTCCTGGGACCACGTGGCTGCCCTGACCGAGGCCGCCTATCTTGACGCGCTGGCGCAGAGCAGCGTGCCGCCCGCCGCACCGGACTTCTCCCTGTCGACCGAGGTGGCCTCATGA
- a CDS encoding D-glycero-alpha-D-manno-heptose-1,7-bisphosphate 7-phosphatase codes for MDGSIRSLPRPPRAVLFDRDGTLVVDVPYNRDPDRVRPMAGAGQLLARLRAAGVRTGIVSNQSGVGRGLISPSELKAVTDRVERLLGPFDVVLACTHIPEVECRNRKPAPGMILDACRLLEVDPADTVVVGDIGSDVQAALRAGAHGILVPTPLTRRAEINAAPHVARSLEEVGDLLCPAGQLHPAAAGGA; via the coding sequence ATGGATGGATCGATACGTTCTCTGCCGCGGCCGCCACGGGCCGTCCTGTTCGACCGGGACGGGACTCTGGTGGTCGACGTGCCGTACAACCGGGACCCTGACAGGGTCCGACCGATGGCGGGAGCCGGCCAGCTGCTGGCCCGGCTGCGCGCCGCGGGGGTCCGTACCGGAATCGTGTCCAACCAGTCGGGCGTCGGCCGCGGGCTGATCTCCCCCAGCGAACTCAAGGCGGTCACCGACAGGGTGGAGCGGCTGCTCGGCCCCTTCGACGTCGTGCTGGCGTGCACGCACATCCCCGAGGTCGAGTGCCGTAACCGGAAGCCGGCCCCCGGCATGATCCTCGACGCCTGCAGACTGCTCGAAGTGGACCCGGCCGACACTGTCGTCGTCGGCGACATCGGCAGCGACGTCCAGGCCGCGCTGCGGGCCGGTGCCCACGGCATCCTGGTACCGACCCCGCTCACCCGCCGCGCCGAGATCAACGCGGCGCCCCACGTCGCGCGGTCCCTGGAAGAGGTGGGCGACCTGCTCTGCCCCGCGGGGCAGCTGCACCCGGCGGCGGCAGGTGGAGCGTGA
- a CDS encoding DUF7218 family protein, which produces MPQRDPGPSVKDQEMYEALREDGASKEKAARIANAAAASSRSEVGRRGGKATDYEDATKDELLQRARKIGIKGRSSMKKDELIKALREHG; this is translated from the coding sequence ATGCCCCAGCGAGACCCCGGGCCCTCGGTCAAGGACCAGGAGATGTACGAGGCTCTGCGCGAGGACGGCGCCAGCAAGGAGAAAGCGGCACGGATCGCCAACGCCGCAGCCGCCTCCTCTCGCAGCGAGGTCGGCCGACGTGGCGGCAAGGCCACCGACTACGAAGACGCCACGAAGGACGAGCTCCTCCAGCGCGCTCGAAAGATCGGCATCAAGGGCCGATCGTCCATGAAGAAGGACGAACTGATCAAGGCGTTGCGCGAGCATGGCTGA
- a CDS encoding CsbD family protein, with protein sequence MGVEEGRTAASEFTGKVKEKLGRITDNEQLETEGRAQQVDPNRERRDVPDDVDLTDDPRTGSYERSGTHEPEVEEDSPRGTAAEGAVPRPAAYEVDNPDRPEES encoded by the coding sequence ATGGGAGTCGAAGAAGGGCGGACTGCCGCGAGCGAGTTCACCGGCAAGGTGAAGGAGAAGTTGGGCAGGATCACCGACAACGAGCAGCTCGAGACCGAGGGCAGGGCCCAGCAAGTGGACCCGAACCGCGAACGGCGAGACGTGCCTGACGACGTTGATCTGACCGACGACCCGCGGACGGGTTCGTACGAGCGATCGGGCACTCATGAGCCCGAGGTCGAGGAGGACAGCCCACGCGGCACCGCCGCGGAGGGAGCCGTCCCTCGACCGGCAGCGTACGAAGTGGACAACCCAGACCGGCCGGAAGAGTCGTAA
- a CDS encoding adenylyltransferase/cytidyltransferase family protein, with amino-acid sequence MDAIAAAIAGTADFLRHGGVGALTSPTAGPVDEVRAGSTRCPDPVEIVRRVKEAGGTVVATGGCFDLLHAGHLRTLRAARALGDTLIVCLNADTSVTRLKGPERPLMPQDDRAELLLALDCVDAVAIFDEDTPLRILDELRPDIWVKGGDYIPELLPEHRLLSEWGGRCVAVPFHPGRSTTSLVTVLERISTDS; translated from the coding sequence GTGGACGCCATCGCCGCCGCGATCGCCGGGACGGCCGACTTCCTCCGGCACGGCGGCGTGGGTGCCCTGACGTCACCCACTGCAGGGCCTGTCGACGAGGTCCGGGCGGGATCGACCCGCTGCCCCGACCCGGTCGAGATCGTCCGCCGGGTCAAGGAAGCCGGCGGAACGGTCGTCGCCACCGGCGGCTGCTTCGATCTGCTGCACGCCGGTCACCTCCGCACCCTGCGGGCAGCCCGTGCCCTCGGGGACACCCTCATCGTCTGTCTCAACGCGGACACCTCCGTGACCCGGCTCAAGGGGCCGGAGCGACCACTCATGCCCCAGGACGACCGGGCCGAGTTGCTGCTGGCCCTCGACTGCGTGGATGCGGTCGCGATCTTCGACGAGGACACCCCACTGCGCATCCTCGACGAGTTGCGGCCCGACATCTGGGTGAAGGGCGGCGACTACATCCCCGAACTGCTCCCCGAACATCGACTGCTCAGCGAGTGGGGCGGCCGGTGCGTCGCGGTGCCGTTCCATCCGGGCCGATCCACCACCTCATTGGTGACCGTCTTGGAGCGAATCTCCACTGACAGCTGA
- a CDS encoding glycosyltransferase, whose product MRILIWHVHGGWMDAFVRGSHEYLLPTTDQRGPWGLGRGGRDWPEEVREVTPDSLAAEDIDVVVLQRPEEIERCHALTGRRPGRDIPAVYVEHNTPRGDVPSAVHPLAERSDIRLVHVTHFNRQFWDNGRAPTTVIEHGIVDPGARYLGDLAHQGVVVNEPMRRGRVTGTDLLPLFASAGPLEAFGMGTEALTALDLAPERLVVRGDVPTPDLHAALAHCRLYLHPVRWTSLGLSLLEAMHLAMPVVVLDTTEASRAVPPDAGAISTDVDQLVRASARLLADPDEARRRGRVAREAALARYGLQRFLSDWDHVLDDAWARPPRTVATKGHSA is encoded by the coding sequence ATGCGCATCCTGATCTGGCACGTCCATGGCGGCTGGATGGACGCCTTCGTCCGCGGCAGCCACGAGTACCTGCTGCCCACCACCGACCAACGGGGCCCCTGGGGACTCGGCCGCGGCGGTCGCGACTGGCCCGAAGAGGTACGGGAGGTCACCCCCGACTCGCTCGCGGCCGAGGACATCGACGTCGTGGTGCTGCAACGGCCCGAGGAGATCGAACGGTGTCACGCCCTCACCGGCCGCCGGCCCGGCCGGGACATCCCGGCCGTCTACGTCGAGCACAACACGCCCCGCGGCGACGTTCCCTCCGCGGTGCACCCCTTGGCCGAACGGTCCGACATCCGATTGGTGCACGTCACCCATTTCAATCGACAGTTCTGGGACAACGGCCGGGCACCGACCACCGTGATCGAGCACGGGATCGTCGATCCCGGCGCCCGCTATCTCGGTGACCTGGCGCATCAGGGCGTCGTCGTGAACGAGCCGATGCGGCGCGGTCGGGTCACCGGCACGGATCTCCTGCCGCTCTTCGCCTCCGCCGGACCGCTGGAGGCCTTCGGCATGGGCACCGAGGCGCTGACGGCCCTCGACCTGGCCCCGGAGCGGTTGGTGGTCCGCGGCGACGTCCCCACGCCGGACCTGCACGCCGCCCTGGCCCACTGCCGGCTGTACCTGCATCCGGTGCGATGGACCTCGCTGGGGTTGTCCCTGCTCGAGGCCATGCATCTGGCCATGCCGGTCGTCGTACTCGACACCACCGAGGCCTCCCGCGCGGTCCCACCCGATGCGGGAGCCATCTCCACCGACGTCGACCAGCTGGTCCGGGCCTCGGCACGGCTCCTGGCCGACCCGGACGAGGCCCGTCGCCGAGGACGAGTTGCTCGGGAAGCTGCCCTCGCCCGCTACGGGCTGCAGCGCTTCCTCAGCGACTGGGACCACGTACTGGACGACGCCTGGGCACGACCGCCCCGGACCGTCGCGACGAAAGGACACTCAGCATGA